The proteins below are encoded in one region of Halalkalicoccus jeotgali B3:
- a CDS encoding DUF7344 domain-containing protein encodes MSERSAPLDADGPNPDQHPASAPLDRVFDILATEYRRQVVVRLDRETGTLPFETLVTSVTAMRTGLEPAALEETDREPTRIALYHSHLPKLVDTGVVEFDRETGTVAPGPRLDVVAASLEAVEKLHAS; translated from the coding sequence ATGTCGGAGCGAAGCGCCCCCCTCGACGCAGACGGTCCGAACCCCGATCAGCACCCCGCCTCTGCGCCCCTCGATCGGGTGTTCGACATACTCGCGACCGAGTACCGCCGGCAGGTGGTCGTCCGTCTCGATCGGGAAACGGGTACGCTCCCCTTCGAGACGCTCGTTACGAGCGTGACGGCGATGCGAACCGGGCTCGAGCCGGCCGCACTCGAGGAGACCGACCGCGAACCGACACGCATCGCGCTGTATCACTCGCATCTCCCAAAACTCGTCGACACCGGCGTCGTCGAGTTCGACCGCGAAACCGGGACGGTCGCTCCTGGCCCCCGACTCGACGTTGTCGCGGCCAGCCTCGAAGCGGTCGAGAAACTCCACGCTTCGTAG
- a CDS encoding MTH865 family protein: MADRDELRTQLHDAFEGADYPVKNQMDLVPALPNGPATKFEAGETSFTAMEMATRLSGHQEFPYEDADSLVDDVMVGLEKEDMI, from the coding sequence ATGGCAGACAGAGACGAACTCCGCACGCAGCTCCACGACGCCTTCGAGGGCGCGGATTACCCCGTGAAAAACCAGATGGACCTCGTCCCCGCGCTCCCCAACGGTCCCGCAACGAAGTTCGAGGCCGGCGAGACGAGCTTCACCGCCATGGAGATGGCCACCCGTCTGTCGGGCCACCAGGAGTTCCCCTACGAGGACGCCGATTCGCTCGTCGACGACGTTATGGTCGGCCTCGAAAAGGAAGACATGATATAA
- a CDS encoding polyprenyl synthetase family protein — protein MRDVLTEWRPVVDDAIETLLPRDIDEAYLVEWFGPASHRYDPDAIQRALSDPIWDLLDRGGKRWRAVVCLLLLDGFGADPRAYLPYACIPEVLHNGTIIVDDVEDGAEIRRGEPALHHRFGPDIALNAGNAMYFLPLKVIGKNPADLDPETQLATYEMLMDELNRTHLGQGMDIYWHRNRDATVAEAEYLEMCACKTGCLGRIVARLAAIITDQPPEVEREVAAYAEDMSIAFQIGDDILDVESTIEGTTEFGKAFGNDIREGKRTLMVIHALSAADPVAADRLSSILHKPENTREEITEAIGILQSTDSIEYARECALSFSQSAREHLRDVPLDEERADQLASFTEFVIERDV, from the coding sequence ATGCGGGACGTCCTCACCGAGTGGCGGCCGGTCGTCGACGACGCCATCGAGACGCTGCTCCCTCGCGACATCGACGAGGCCTACCTCGTCGAGTGGTTCGGGCCGGCGAGCCACCGCTACGACCCGGATGCGATCCAGCGCGCGCTGTCGGACCCGATCTGGGACCTGCTCGATCGCGGCGGCAAGCGCTGGCGGGCGGTCGTCTGTCTGCTCTTGCTCGACGGGTTCGGGGCCGACCCACGCGCGTACCTGCCCTACGCCTGCATCCCGGAGGTGCTTCACAACGGAACGATCATCGTCGACGACGTCGAGGACGGGGCCGAGATCCGACGGGGCGAACCCGCCCTCCACCACCGCTTCGGTCCCGACATCGCACTCAACGCCGGCAATGCGATGTACTTCCTGCCCCTGAAAGTGATCGGCAAGAACCCCGCGGACCTCGATCCCGAGACTCAACTGGCGACCTACGAAATGCTCATGGACGAACTCAACCGCACGCATCTGGGTCAGGGGATGGACATCTACTGGCACCGCAACCGCGACGCGACGGTCGCGGAGGCGGAGTACCTCGAAATGTGTGCGTGTAAGACCGGCTGTCTCGGACGGATCGTCGCCCGATTGGCCGCCATCATCACCGACCAGCCCCCCGAAGTCGAGCGCGAGGTCGCCGCCTACGCCGAGGACATGTCCATCGCGTTCCAGATCGGCGACGACATCCTCGACGTCGAGAGCACCATCGAGGGTACCACCGAGTTCGGCAAGGCCTTTGGCAACGACATCCGCGAGGGAAAGCGCACACTGATGGTCATCCACGCCCTCTCGGCGGCCGACCCGGTAGCGGCCGATCGACTGTCGTCGATCCTCCACAAGCCCGAGAACACCCGCGAGGAGATCACCGAGGCCATCGGGATCCTCCAGTCGACCGACAGCATCGAGTACGCCCGCGAGTGCGCACTGTCCTTTTCCCAGAGCGCCCGCGAGCACCTCCGGGATGTGCCCCTCGACGAAGAGCGGGCCGACCAACTCGCCTCCTTTACCGAGTTCGTCATCGAGCGGGACGTCTGA
- a CDS encoding alpha/beta fold hydrolase has product MATVRTGDIETYYERRGAGRPVVFVHGAILDYTQWTAQMEALCEDYDVIAYDVRGHGRTGGSDRERYSVDLFAEDLAALVEALDLDRPVVCGLSMGGCIAQVYAARHPERVGGLVLADTFTPKLLTRGEWIQRSLMLRATVPPVRLVGYERVERALVWLHERLSRGASGDYGEIERIRSAGPRMTTGEFAKVIRAVARFHETRLDLDSITAPTLVIYGENEPPFVRRHVPRLEATLPDATVREVPGAGHASNLDDPAFFTRVVREFLARIDACEANSDPDGTEGVSP; this is encoded by the coding sequence ATGGCGACCGTGCGGACCGGCGATATCGAAACGTACTACGAACGACGCGGTGCCGGGCGTCCCGTGGTCTTCGTCCACGGCGCGATCCTCGATTACACCCAGTGGACGGCACAGATGGAGGCGCTTTGCGAGGACTACGACGTGATCGCCTACGACGTCCGCGGGCACGGTCGGACCGGCGGGTCGGACCGGGAACGCTACTCGGTCGACCTGTTCGCCGAGGACCTCGCCGCGCTCGTCGAGGCGCTCGATCTCGATCGCCCCGTCGTCTGCGGGCTTTCGATGGGTGGGTGTATCGCGCAGGTCTACGCCGCGCGCCATCCCGAGCGCGTGGGCGGGCTCGTGTTGGCCGATACGTTCACCCCGAAACTACTCACCCGCGGGGAGTGGATCCAGCGTTCGCTGATGTTGCGCGCGACCGTCCCGCCGGTTCGTCTCGTCGGCTACGAGCGTGTCGAGCGGGCGCTGGTGTGGCTTCACGAACGCCTCTCGAGGGGCGCGAGCGGCGACTACGGGGAGATCGAGCGCATCCGCTCGGCGGGTCCCCGAATGACGACCGGCGAGTTCGCGAAGGTGATCCGGGCGGTCGCGCGGTTCCACGAGACCCGACTGGACCTCGATTCGATCACGGCGCCGACCCTCGTGATCTACGGCGAGAACGAACCGCCGTTCGTACGCCGGCACGTCCCGAGGCTAGAAGCGACGCTCCCGGACGCCACCGTTCGGGAGGTCCCCGGCGCGGGCCACGCCTCGAACCTCGACGATCCCGCGTTTTTCACCCGGGTGGTTCGGGAGTTTCTGGCCCGGATCGATGCCTGCGAGGCGAACAGCGATCCCGACGGGACCGAGGGCGTCTCGCCGTGA
- a CDS encoding M42 family metallopeptidase has translation MAVEPDFEYDLLERLTEARGVPGYEDRVRAIVREELTPHVEDLHTDAMGNVIGTVEGESAYSVVVAAHMDEIGFMVTHVDENGFLAVDPLGGFDPRVLKAQRATVHTRGGDLPGVIGSAPPHTLDEADREKTPKVEDVRIDLGLDAETVEERVSPGDLVTLDQGTEIVGEHVTGKAVDNRVSVLALIEAARRLDSPAVTVHFAATVQEEVGLRGANALGVDLDPDLAIALDTTVANDVPGFEEREYVTRCGEGVAIKLKDSSVITSPKVHRRLAAVAETEGISHQFEVLPAGGTDTAGFQTAAGAKPVGALSIPTRYLHTVTESAHLRDVGATIDLLSAFLDGETGEGDYRL, from the coding sequence ATGGCAGTCGAACCCGACTTCGAGTACGACCTACTCGAGCGCCTGACCGAGGCCCGCGGCGTTCCGGGCTACGAGGACCGCGTACGGGCGATCGTCCGCGAGGAACTCACCCCGCACGTCGAGGATCTGCACACCGACGCGATGGGCAACGTGATCGGGACCGTCGAGGGCGAGTCGGCGTACTCGGTGGTCGTCGCCGCGCACATGGACGAGATCGGCTTCATGGTCACGCACGTCGACGAGAACGGCTTTCTCGCCGTCGACCCGCTCGGCGGGTTCGATCCCCGAGTCCTGAAAGCCCAGCGGGCGACCGTTCACACGCGCGGCGGGGACCTGCCGGGCGTCATCGGGTCGGCCCCACCCCACACGCTGGACGAGGCCGACCGCGAGAAGACACCGAAGGTCGAGGACGTGCGCATCGATCTCGGTCTCGACGCGGAGACGGTCGAGGAGCGCGTCTCGCCGGGTGACCTCGTGACGCTGGATCAAGGGACGGAAATCGTCGGCGAACACGTCACGGGGAAGGCGGTCGATAACCGGGTGAGCGTACTGGCGCTGATCGAGGCCGCCCGGCGACTCGACTCGCCAGCAGTGACGGTTCATTTCGCCGCGACGGTCCAAGAGGAGGTCGGACTCCGGGGAGCGAACGCGCTGGGGGTCGACCTCGATCCGGATCTGGCGATCGCGCTGGATACGACCGTCGCAAACGACGTTCCGGGCTTCGAGGAGCGCGAGTACGTCACCCGGTGTGGAGAGGGCGTCGCGATCAAGCTGAAGGACTCGAGCGTGATCACCAGCCCGAAGGTCCACCGACGCCTCGCGGCGGTCGCCGAGACGGAGGGCATCAGCCACCAGTTCGAGGTCCTGCCGGCGGGTGGGACCGACACGGCGGGCTTTCAGACCGCGGCGGGGGCCAAACCCGTCGGCGCGCTCTCGATTCCGACCCGGTATCTCCACACCGTCACCGAGAGCGCTCATCTCAGGGACGTCGGGGCGACGATCGACCTTCTGAGCGCCTTCCTCGACGGCGAGACCGGCGAGGGTGACTACCGTCTCTGA
- a CDS encoding halocyanin domain-containing protein has translation MTEDRDRNRDLSRRLFMRETVIGGTAAVAASTSAAAQQEGGNESGGNQSEGNESGGNESGGGNESGGGNESEGGNESGGGGGGDQVPAWSSFVTDANNYDGTDDQRGSSEVTVQVGAGDGLAFGPPAVWVDTGTTVIWEWTGEGGSHNVSNTGDLGFESETSGEAGFTFEYTFEESGIFEYECVPHTSQGMHGGVAVGEEIETTAAESESGGAGGSESTGVTLPGPAKSAGVALTVALGSTLGLTYVFMKYGGDYGEERIE, from the coding sequence ATGACCGAGGACCGAGACCGGAACCGGGACCTCTCGCGGCGACTGTTCATGCGCGAGACGGTGATCGGCGGGACGGCGGCCGTCGCGGCGAGCACCAGCGCGGCCGCACAACAGGAAGGAGGCAACGAGAGTGGCGGGAACCAAAGCGAGGGCAACGAGAGCGGTGGAAACGAAAGCGGGGGCGGGAACGAAAGCGGTGGGGGCAACGAGAGCGAAGGTGGAAACGAGAGCGGGGGTGGCGGCGGTGGCGATCAGGTGCCCGCTTGGTCGAGTTTCGTGACGGACGCGAACAACTACGACGGTACCGACGACCAGCGCGGGTCGTCCGAGGTTACCGTCCAAGTCGGTGCGGGCGACGGACTGGCGTTCGGGCCGCCGGCGGTCTGGGTCGACACCGGCACGACCGTGATCTGGGAGTGGACCGGCGAAGGGGGGAGCCACAACGTCAGCAACACCGGCGATCTGGGCTTCGAGAGCGAAACCAGCGGCGAAGCCGGGTTCACTTTCGAGTACACCTTCGAGGAGAGCGGCATCTTCGAGTACGAATGCGTTCCCCACACCTCCCAGGGGATGCACGGCGGTGTCGCGGTCGGCGAGGAGATCGAAACGACCGCGGCCGAAAGCGAGAGCGGCGGGGCGGGTGGCTCGGAATCCACGGGCGTTACGCTGCCCGGTCCGGCGAAGTCCGCGGGCGTCGCGCTGACGGTCGCGCTCGGTTCGACGCTGGGGCTCACCTACGTCTTCATGAAGTACGGCGGCGACTACGGCGAAGAGCGGATCGAGTGA
- a CDS encoding TrkH family potassium uptake protein, whose amino-acid sequence MRINVDWRVSATLVGVVLKWLSVPLAFPLLVAVYYREALAPFLVAMAISVLAGEALVRVGHEARLGPREAFLMVAVTWFVVPLIGAVPFVLAGVGSVAHPINALFESMSGITTTGATVLVDFEIHARSIMMWRQVSQWLGGLGILVLATAILSQIGVGGAQLMESETQTRDVNKLDPRIARTARLLGGLYIGMTLLLVAILYSLSLAGLAPNMGLYNAIAHPLTTVSTAGFSPEPDSIMAFSPAVQWVITLFMIIGATNFVLIYFALQGDWRRLVDSEEFRFYIALLALLAAITAVLLAFESDYAGGVERTVRHAVFNTVSMLTTTGYANVDFDRWEAGAKHVMFVCMFIGGMAGSTTCSIKTLRWLVVLKGFRRDLFTSIHPEAIRPVRLSDEVIDEETVRDIYAFALVNLLLFSAATILVVVDGARVGLPLNEFEAMGAAAATFLNIGPAFGIAGPFGTYEAFPATTKLAMILLMWIGRIEVIPVLVLLTKAFWTS is encoded by the coding sequence ATGAGGATCAACGTCGACTGGCGCGTGAGCGCGACCCTCGTCGGCGTCGTTCTCAAGTGGCTGAGCGTGCCGCTCGCGTTCCCGCTTCTGGTCGCGGTCTACTACCGCGAGGCGCTCGCCCCGTTTCTCGTCGCGATGGCGATCTCGGTGCTCGCGGGCGAGGCGCTGGTCCGCGTGGGTCACGAGGCACGGCTGGGGCCCCGAGAGGCGTTTCTCATGGTCGCGGTGACGTGGTTCGTCGTCCCGCTCATCGGGGCGGTTCCGTTCGTCCTCGCAGGGGTAGGGTCGGTCGCCCACCCGATAAACGCCCTCTTCGAGTCGATGAGCGGCATCACGACGACCGGCGCGACGGTCCTGGTGGACTTCGAAATCCACGCGCGCTCGATCATGATGTGGCGGCAGGTCAGCCAATGGCTCGGCGGCCTGGGTATCCTCGTGCTCGCGACGGCGATCCTCTCACAGATCGGCGTCGGTGGGGCACAGCTCATGGAGTCGGAAACCCAGACCCGCGACGTCAACAAACTCGACCCGCGGATCGCCCGGACAGCACGGCTGCTCGGCGGGCTCTACATCGGGATGACGCTCTTGCTGGTGGCGATCCTCTATTCGCTCTCGCTTGCGGGGCTGGCCCCGAACATGGGGCTGTACAACGCGATCGCCCACCCGCTGACGACCGTTTCGACGGCGGGATTCTCGCCGGAGCCCGACAGCATCATGGCCTTCTCGCCGGCCGTTCAGTGGGTCATCACGCTGTTTATGATCATCGGGGCGACGAACTTCGTGCTCATCTACTTCGCCCTGCAGGGTGACTGGCGTCGACTCGTCGACAGCGAGGAGTTTCGCTTCTACATCGCGCTGCTCGCGCTGTTGGCGGCGATCACGGCCGTGTTGCTCGCCTTCGAGAGCGACTACGCGGGCGGTGTCGAGCGGACCGTCCGCCACGCCGTATTCAATACGGTTTCGATGCTGACGACGACCGGCTACGCGAACGTCGACTTCGATCGCTGGGAGGCGGGCGCGAAACACGTCATGTTCGTCTGTATGTTCATCGGCGGGATGGCCGGCTCGACCACCTGCTCGATCAAGACGCTGCGCTGGCTGGTCGTCCTCAAGGGGTTTCGCCGCGATCTGTTCACCTCGATCCACCCCGAGGCGATCCGTCCCGTCCGGTTGAGCGACGAGGTGATCGACGAGGAGACCGTCAGGGACATCTACGCCTTCGCCCTCGTGAACCTCCTGTTGTTCTCGGCGGCGACGATCCTCGTCGTCGTCGACGGCGCCCGGGTCGGCCTCCCGTTGAACGAGTTCGAGGCGATGGGCGCGGCCGCGGCGACCTTCCTCAACATCGGTCCTGCGTTCGGGATCGCCGGCCCCTTCGGAACCTACGAGGCGTTTCCGGCGACGACGAAACTGGCGATGATCCTCCTGATGTGGATCGGGCGTATCGAGGTGATCCCGGTGTTGGTCCTGCTTACGAAGGCCTTCTGGACCTCATAG
- the trkA gene encoding Trk system potassium transporter TrkA encodes MRVIIIGAGEVGSSIAAGLADDHEVVVVDIDGDRVDDLTYSIDVLAIQGDGTSMPTLEEAGIDRADMLIASTDNDETNIVACNAAKIGGEVFTIARVKKPDLLDTWHRSNRAFGVDFMVCTDLLSAQAIVTIVGLPAARDADPFAGGSIQMAEFEIPEDSSVTGQTVAEADRFDSLTFVGLLRGETVEITRGETVLQAGDYVVVIGSPESVQLFGAELSPEQTPGSAEEIVIVGGSEIGFQVARLLEDQGLSPRLIEADHDRARDLAERLPNTVVMESDATDMEFLTREHIDEADVVISALTHDESNLLISLLAKQLGTSRAVAVVEHGDYVDIFEAVGVDAAINPREITAEEITRFTHEGRAENIALIHNDRAEVLEVEINRESILAGRTLQESMAELPDAVVIGAITREGECLIPRGDTRIEVGDHVVVFARTDVVDAAAAVL; translated from the coding sequence GTGCGCGTAATCATCATCGGTGCCGGCGAGGTCGGCTCCTCGATCGCGGCCGGCCTCGCGGACGACCACGAGGTCGTCGTCGTCGACATCGACGGCGACCGCGTCGACGACCTGACCTACTCGATCGACGTGCTGGCCATTCAGGGCGACGGCACCTCGATGCCGACCCTCGAGGAGGCGGGGATCGACCGGGCGGATATGCTCATCGCGAGTACCGACAACGACGAGACGAACATCGTCGCCTGCAACGCCGCGAAGATCGGGGGCGAGGTCTTCACCATCGCCCGGGTGAAGAAACCCGACCTGTTGGATACGTGGCACCGCTCGAACCGGGCCTTCGGCGTGGACTTCATGGTCTGTACGGACCTGCTGTCGGCCCAGGCGATCGTCACCATCGTCGGCCTGCCCGCCGCGCGCGACGCCGACCCCTTCGCTGGCGGGTCGATCCAGATGGCCGAGTTCGAGATTCCCGAGGACAGTTCCGTGACCGGCCAGACCGTCGCGGAGGCGGATCGCTTCGACTCGCTCACCTTCGTGGGTCTGTTGCGCGGCGAGACCGTCGAGATCACCCGCGGGGAGACGGTGCTTCAGGCCGGCGACTACGTCGTCGTGATCGGCAGCCCCGAGAGCGTCCAGCTCTTTGGAGCCGAACTCTCGCCCGAGCAGACCCCGGGATCCGCCGAGGAGATCGTCATCGTCGGTGGCAGCGAGATCGGCTTTCAGGTCGCCCGACTGCTCGAGGACCAGGGTCTCTCGCCCCGGCTCATCGAGGCCGACCACGACCGGGCGCGCGACCTCGCCGAACGGCTGCCAAACACCGTCGTGATGGAGAGCGACGCGACCGACATGGAGTTTCTCACCCGGGAGCACATCGACGAGGCCGACGTGGTCATAAGCGCGCTGACCCACGACGAGTCGAACCTGCTCATCTCGCTTCTGGCGAAGCAACTGGGCACCTCGCGTGCGGTGGCGGTCGTCGAACACGGCGACTACGTCGACATCTTCGAGGCGGTCGGCGTCGACGCGGCGATCAACCCCCGCGAGATCACCGCCGAGGAGATCACCCGTTTCACTCACGAGGGCCGCGCCGAGAACATCGCGTTGATCCACAACGACCGGGCGGAAGTCCTTGAGGTCGAGATCAACCGCGAGAGCATACTCGCGGGTCGGACCCTCCAGGAGTCGATGGCCGAGCTCCCCGATGCGGTCGTGATCGGCGCGATCACCCGCGAGGGGGAGTGTCTCATCCCCCGAGGCGACACCCGCATCGAGGTCGGGGATCACGTCGTCGTCTTCGCGCGCACGGATGTCGTCGACGCCGCCGCCGCCGTGCTATGA
- a CDS encoding type II toxin-antitoxin system RatA family toxin → MDEVELSTVVYLPPAEVYEFLIDFPRYANYSKYLTEVRQHGDGSPGTEYDLQLEWWKLSYTARSEVTEVNPPQRIDWRLVKDIHARGHWRVEEVPEEAPDGEGTASRVYLHVGFDPDSASSSALDLPTFVSLGWVIEKVKPKIEEEAERIVERIVADLEGEPREVDLEVHRTPDSV, encoded by the coding sequence GTGGACGAAGTCGAACTGAGCACGGTCGTCTATCTGCCGCCAGCGGAGGTCTACGAGTTCCTCATCGATTTTCCCCGGTACGCGAACTACTCGAAGTACCTCACCGAGGTCCGCCAGCACGGCGACGGCTCGCCCGGCACCGAGTACGATCTCCAACTGGAGTGGTGGAAACTCTCCTACACTGCGCGCTCGGAGGTCACGGAGGTGAACCCGCCCCAACGGATCGACTGGCGACTGGTCAAGGACATCCACGCCCGCGGGCACTGGCGTGTCGAGGAGGTCCCCGAGGAGGCCCCGGACGGCGAGGGGACCGCCTCGCGGGTCTACCTCCACGTCGGGTTCGACCCGGATTCGGCCAGTTCGAGCGCGCTCGATCTCCCGACGTTCGTCTCGCTTGGGTGGGTGATCGAGAAGGTCAAGCCCAAGATCGAGGAGGAGGCCGAACGCATCGTCGAGCGGATCGTCGCCGACCTCGAGGGCGAACCCCGCGAGGTGGATCTGGAGGTCCACCGGACGCCCGACTCCGTCTGA
- a CDS encoding NAD(P)/FAD-dependent oxidoreductase: METTGQTDADVLIVGGGVAGLTAGTFTARAGLETVVLTAGESILRRNAHLENYPGFPAGVDSRLFVDMTRTQAERAGCEIHEREVTQVTHAEDGGGFEVATAGGALFEADRVIAASWSDSSYLEALDVDLDRRGSKQYVETDEGRTAVEGLYAAGRIARRYHQAVIAAGHGAEVALTLIHDSEVHFYNDWVVPEGYFTDRGREVPPGCEEIDAEERERRAEESRETMREWFAEPHDGEPTPHPSLAEE; the protein is encoded by the coding sequence ATGGAGACAACCGGGCAGACGGACGCGGACGTACTGATCGTCGGCGGCGGGGTCGCCGGGCTCACGGCGGGGACCTTCACCGCGCGGGCGGGACTGGAGACGGTGGTCCTCACCGCGGGCGAGTCGATCCTGCGGCGCAACGCCCACCTGGAGAACTATCCCGGATTCCCCGCGGGCGTCGACTCGCGGCTGTTCGTCGACATGACGCGCACACAGGCCGAGCGCGCCGGCTGTGAGATCCACGAGAGGGAGGTCACGCAGGTCACGCACGCCGAGGACGGCGGGGGCTTCGAGGTCGCGACCGCCGGGGGCGCGCTCTTCGAAGCCGATCGGGTGATCGCCGCCTCGTGGTCGGATTCGAGCTACCTCGAAGCCCTCGACGTCGACCTCGATCGTCGCGGGAGCAAACAGTACGTCGAAACCGACGAGGGCCGCACCGCAGTCGAGGGCCTCTACGCCGCCGGCCGGATCGCCCGTCGGTACCACCAGGCCGTGATCGCGGCGGGCCACGGCGCGGAGGTCGCCCTGACGCTGATTCACGACTCCGAGGTGCATTTCTACAACGACTGGGTCGTCCCCGAGGGCTACTTCACCGACCGCGGCCGGGAGGTCCCGCCGGGCTGTGAGGAGATCGACGCGGAAGAACGCGAGCGCCGGGCGGAGGAGAGCCGCGAGACCATGCGCGAGTGGTTCGCCGAGCCCCATGACGGGGAGCCGACGCCCCATCCGAGCCTCGCCGAGGAGTGA
- a CDS encoding thermonuclease family protein yields the protein MSGRSRRLCGIALLCFLVALAGCAGVGTDDPGSGDGDPVESEGGDSPETDVESGEDGTSDDTTDSGGSTDSPDQSGDSEPSDSGESPPDTSGESEGSDGNDGDSTSDGNDSNGVDASAEEDDAGSDPSNEPTDSAGGSSDADAEDDSADSVSSEDGTADETDGSASARGPADGTEWTVTIDRVIDGDTMEVTFPNGETDTVRLLGVDTPETYGQSDPEEFEGIPDNTDGADWLADWGDRATAYATEELDGEEFRIAIDPEADRRGSYGRLLVYVYMDGESFNRALIDEGLARMYDSQFSERPEYENAEAEARSEGVGLWGFEGSTEEPPADDGGGTESPPTGDTGDLDCSDFDTQEEAQGVYDEDTSDPHRLDADNDGVVCETLP from the coding sequence ATGAGCGGACGTTCGCGTCGACTCTGCGGCATCGCCCTCCTCTGTTTCCTCGTCGCGCTCGCCGGCTGTGCCGGCGTCGGAACCGACGACCCCGGGTCCGGCGACGGCGACCCGGTCGAGAGCGAGGGTGGCGATTCCCCGGAAACCGACGTCGAGAGCGGCGAGGATGGGACCAGCGACGATACAACGGACTCCGGTGGGAGCACTGACTCGCCGGACCAATCGGGCGATTCGGAGCCCTCGGATTCGGGCGAGTCACCCCCCGATACGTCCGGCGAGTCTGAGGGATCCGACGGGAACGACGGCGACAGCACCAGCGACGGGAACGACTCGAACGGGGTAGACGCGTCGGCCGAGGAGGACGATGCGGGTAGCGACCCGTCGAACGAGCCGACTGACTCGGCGGGCGGGTCCTCGGACGCCGACGCCGAGGACGACAGCGCCGACTCGGTGAGTTCCGAGGACGGGACCGCCGACGAGACCGACGGGTCGGCGTCCGCACGCGGGCCGGCCGACGGCACCGAGTGGACCGTCACGATCGATCGGGTGATCGACGGCGATACGATGGAGGTCACCTTCCCGAACGGCGAGACCGACACCGTCCGGCTGCTCGGAGTCGACACCCCCGAAACCTACGGTCAGAGCGATCCCGAGGAGTTCGAGGGGATCCCCGACAACACGGACGGGGCGGACTGGCTCGCCGACTGGGGCGACCGGGCGACGGCGTACGCTACCGAGGAACTCGACGGGGAGGAATTCCGCATCGCGATCGATCCCGAGGCCGACCGGCGTGGCTCTTACGGCCGACTCCTCGTTTACGTCTACATGGACGGGGAGTCGTTCAACCGCGCGCTGATCGACGAGGGACTGGCCCGGATGTACGACTCGCAGTTCTCCGAGCGACCCGAGTACGAGAACGCCGAAGCCGAGGCCCGGAGCGAGGGTGTCGGCCTGTGGGGCTTCGAGGGATCCACCGAGGAACCGCCCGCGGACGACGGAGGTGGGACCGAGAGCCCGCCCACTGGCGATACCGGCGACCTCGACTGTTCTGATTTCGACACCCAAGAGGAAGCCCAAGGAGTCTACGACGAGGACACGAGCGATCCCCATCGTCTCGACGCCGACAACGACGGCGTGGTCTGTGAGACGCTCCCCTGA